Proteins encoded in a region of the Cupriavidus pauculus genome:
- a CDS encoding aspartate/glutamate racemase family protein, with protein sequence MKLKIINPNTTQSMTDKIGACARAVAGSDTRIVAVSPRMGPASIESHYDEALSVPGILEEVSLGEQDHVDGYVIACFGDPGLYAARELARGPIIGIAEAAMHAASMLGTGFSVVTTLARTCNIAWHLAERYGMERFCRNVRASDLPVLDLEKPGSDARRIIADECRRALAEDRSDCIVLGCAGMTDLCEEIGDALDVPVIDGVASAVKMAEALVSLRLATSKRGDFARPLPKAYSGLLADYALK encoded by the coding sequence ATGAAGCTCAAGATCATCAACCCCAATACCACGCAGAGCATGACCGACAAGATCGGCGCATGCGCCCGCGCGGTGGCGGGCAGCGACACGCGCATCGTGGCCGTGAGCCCGCGCATGGGCCCGGCCTCCATCGAGAGCCATTACGACGAGGCGCTCAGCGTGCCCGGCATTCTCGAGGAGGTCAGCCTCGGCGAGCAGGATCATGTCGATGGCTATGTCATCGCCTGCTTCGGCGACCCGGGCCTGTACGCCGCACGCGAGCTTGCGCGCGGGCCGATCATCGGCATCGCCGAGGCCGCCATGCACGCGGCCAGCATGCTGGGCACGGGCTTCAGCGTGGTGACGACGCTCGCGCGTACCTGCAATATCGCGTGGCATCTGGCGGAGCGCTACGGCATGGAACGCTTCTGCCGCAACGTGCGCGCAAGCGACCTGCCCGTGCTGGACCTCGAGAAACCGGGCTCCGACGCGCGCCGCATCATCGCCGACGAGTGCCGGCGCGCGCTGGCCGAGGATCGCAGCGATTGCATCGTGCTCGGCTGCGCGGGCATGACCGACCTCTGCGAGGAGATCGGCGACGCGCTCGACGTGCCCGTGATCGACGGCGTGGCCAGCGCGGTCAAGATGGCCGAGGCGCTGGTTTCGCTGCGGCTCGCCACGAGCAAGCGCGGCGATTTCGCGCGGCCGTTGCCGAAGGCCTATTCGGGGTTGCTGGCCGATTACGCACTGAAATGA
- a CDS encoding GntR family transcriptional regulator: protein MATTESPADAEQSLNESIYRDLHNAIMEHRLLAGTKLVEERLCEVTGASRARIRQVFARLAHEKLVTLIPNRGAFISSPTIEEARQVFQARRMVERELAALLASEAKPAQIRAMRHHIGEEDAARARGDRAAVIRLSGGFHIVLAELAGNAILEKLVREMVSLTCLIITLYDRPGAPACPEHEHRDLVDAIERRDAARAEALMVDHLRHIEGSLDLSVRETGVPDFHSIFHRE from the coding sequence ATGGCCACCACGGAAAGCCCCGCCGACGCCGAGCAGTCCCTCAACGAATCCATTTACCGCGACCTCCATAACGCCATCATGGAGCACCGGCTGCTCGCCGGCACCAAGCTCGTCGAGGAGCGCTTATGCGAGGTCACTGGCGCGAGCCGCGCGCGAATCCGCCAGGTCTTTGCGCGGCTTGCCCATGAAAAGCTCGTGACGCTGATTCCGAACCGCGGCGCATTTATCTCGAGCCCGACCATCGAGGAAGCGCGGCAGGTGTTCCAGGCTCGCCGCATGGTCGAGCGCGAGCTCGCCGCGCTGCTGGCATCGGAAGCCAAACCCGCGCAGATCCGGGCCATGCGCCACCATATCGGCGAGGAAGACGCGGCGCGGGCACGCGGCGACCGCGCGGCCGTCATCCGCTTGTCGGGCGGCTTCCATATCGTGCTGGCCGAACTCGCGGGCAATGCGATTCTGGAAAAACTCGTGCGCGAGATGGTGTCGCTGACATGCCTCATCATCACGCTGTACGACCGGCCGGGCGCGCCGGCCTGCCCCGAGCACGAGCATCGCGACCTCGTCGATGCCATCGAACGGCGCGACGCCGCGCGGGCGGAAGCGCTGATGGTCGATCATCTGCGGCATATCGAAGGCTCGCTCGACCTGTCCGTCCGGGAGACGGGTGTACCCGACTTCCACAGCATTTTTCATCGCGAATAA
- a CDS encoding GFA family protein: MKKPILAGGCLCGAIRYAVEDDFAYALNCHCSNCRRATGSAFKPFAGIARDKLRITQGEGDVSIFGDTQSAHDVRCRICGSLMFSVVRDGAYVHVTLGTLADAPSIRPAAHIFVGSKAPWYTITDALPQHDEFG; this comes from the coding sequence ATGAAAAAACCAATCCTTGCCGGTGGGTGTCTTTGCGGTGCGATTCGATACGCCGTGGAGGACGACTTCGCCTACGCGTTGAACTGCCACTGTTCGAATTGCCGCCGCGCCACGGGCTCCGCGTTCAAGCCGTTTGCGGGGATTGCGCGAGACAAGTTGCGGATCACGCAGGGGGAGGGCGATGTGTCGATCTTTGGCGATACACAGTCGGCGCACGACGTGCGTTGCAGGATCTGCGGCAGTCTGATGTTCTCGGTAGTGCGGGATGGCGCATATGTGCACGTCACGCTGGGGACGCTTGCCGATGCGCCGAGCATTCGGCCGGCCGCGCATATCTTTGTGGGATCGAAGGCGCCGTGGTACACGATTACGGATGCGCTGCCACAGCATGACGAGTTCGGTTGA
- a CDS encoding LysR family transcriptional regulator → MFNPQWLRSFALVAQTGSFTQSADQLGLTQAAVSQHVRHLEEALGPLLIRRPRAVELTPAGKVLLEYCADMEAANDRLRAQLSAHADSGVVGLITPGSIGLFLYPRLLDLQGRTPGLIIRHRFAPDAETLDAVLQNRFDVGLVSLRPDDTRLTASPFSEEPLELVYPASERVRGWDDLQRIGFCDHPDGKAMANRLLSRHYPGNPGVSTLPCRGFSNQISLMLEPVARGFGFTVIPRYARQAFAHQDQIRVLDCDAPVIDKLWLIHRSEWALSPRVARVVDYLRTQVPAAV, encoded by the coding sequence ATGTTCAACCCGCAATGGCTACGATCGTTCGCCCTCGTGGCGCAGACCGGCAGCTTTACCCAGTCGGCGGACCAGCTCGGCCTCACGCAGGCCGCCGTCAGCCAGCATGTTCGCCACCTCGAGGAGGCGCTGGGCCCGTTGTTGATCCGGCGCCCGCGTGCCGTGGAGCTGACGCCGGCCGGCAAGGTCCTGCTCGAATACTGCGCCGACATGGAGGCCGCCAACGACCGCCTGCGCGCGCAGCTGAGCGCCCATGCCGATAGCGGCGTGGTCGGCCTGATCACGCCCGGCAGCATCGGCCTGTTCCTCTATCCGCGCCTGCTGGACCTGCAGGGAAGGACGCCTGGCCTGATCATTCGCCATCGCTTCGCGCCCGATGCCGAAACCCTCGACGCGGTACTGCAGAACCGCTTCGACGTGGGCCTCGTCTCGCTGCGTCCCGACGACACGCGCCTGACCGCGAGTCCGTTCAGCGAGGAACCGCTCGAGCTCGTCTATCCGGCGAGCGAACGCGTGCGCGGCTGGGACGATCTGCAGCGCATCGGCTTCTGCGACCATCCGGACGGCAAGGCGATGGCCAATCGCCTCTTGAGCCGGCACTACCCGGGCAATCCGGGCGTCAGCACGCTGCCATGCCGCGGGTTCAGCAATCAGATCAGCCTGATGCTCGAGCCCGTCGCGCGCGGGTTTGGCTTTACCGTGATTCCACGTTATGCGCGGCAGGCATTCGCGCATCAGGACCAGATTCGCGTGCTCGACTGCGACGCGCCCGTGATCGACAAACTCTGGCTGATTCATCGTTCCGAATGGGCACTGTCGCCACGCGTCGCGCGCGTGGTGGACTATCTGCGGACGCAGGTGCCCGCGGCCGTGTGA
- a CDS encoding NADH:flavin oxidoreductase/NADH oxidase: MTTPALFTPFTLKDVTLRNRIAVPPMCQYSAVDGFTNDWHLSHYAGLARGGAGLVIVEATAVSPEGRITPGCTGLWNDEQAVGMKRIAEAIQAGGAVPGIQIAHAGRKASANRPWEGDDHIAEADARGWKIIGPSAKAFGAHLPKVPEAMTEDDIARVKADFVAAAIRARDAGFQWLELHFAHGYLAQSFFSVHGNARTDGYGNDAIGRGRFLLETLAAVREVWPQNLPLTARFGVIEYDGNDEQTLKESIELVRAMREGGLDMLNVSVGFSTPDAQIPWGPAFLAPIAERVHREAGIPVASSWGIDDPEIANRVVEQGQMDLVMVGRAMLSNPHWPYQTAMKLGVERPSWVLPAPYAHWLERYRVQSA, from the coding sequence ATGACTACGCCCGCACTTTTCACCCCGTTCACGCTGAAAGACGTCACGCTCCGCAATCGTATTGCGGTCCCCCCGATGTGCCAGTACAGCGCCGTCGATGGTTTCACCAACGACTGGCACCTGTCGCACTACGCGGGGCTGGCGCGCGGCGGCGCGGGCCTCGTTATCGTCGAGGCCACGGCGGTCTCGCCCGAAGGCCGTATCACGCCGGGATGCACGGGTCTGTGGAACGACGAGCAGGCAGTGGGCATGAAGCGGATTGCCGAGGCCATCCAGGCTGGCGGCGCGGTGCCGGGTATCCAGATCGCGCACGCGGGCCGCAAGGCGAGCGCGAATCGCCCGTGGGAAGGCGACGACCATATCGCCGAAGCCGATGCGCGCGGGTGGAAGATCATCGGCCCGTCGGCCAAGGCATTCGGCGCGCATCTGCCGAAGGTGCCGGAAGCGATGACCGAGGACGATATCGCCCGCGTGAAGGCCGATTTCGTCGCCGCCGCGATTCGCGCGCGCGATGCCGGTTTTCAATGGCTCGAGCTGCATTTCGCGCACGGCTATCTGGCGCAGAGCTTCTTCTCCGTGCATGGCAACGCGCGCACGGACGGCTATGGCAACGACGCCATCGGCCGCGGCCGTTTCCTGCTGGAAACGCTGGCCGCCGTTCGCGAAGTCTGGCCGCAGAACCTGCCGCTGACCGCGCGCTTCGGTGTCATCGAGTACGACGGCAACGACGAGCAGACGCTCAAGGAATCGATCGAACTGGTCCGCGCGATGCGCGAGGGCGGCCTCGATATGCTGAACGTCAGCGTGGGCTTTTCCACGCCCGACGCGCAAATCCCGTGGGGCCCCGCGTTCCTGGCCCCGATCGCCGAACGCGTCCACCGCGAGGCCGGCATCCCGGTCGCCTCGTCGTGGGGCATCGACGACCCCGAGATCGCCAACCGCGTGGTCGAACAAGGCCAGATGGACCTCGTGATGGTCGGCCGCGCCATGCTGTCGAACCCGCACTGGCCGTACCAGACCGCCATGAAGCTCGGCGTGGAACGCCCGTCGTGGGTCCTGCCCGCGCCGTACGCGCACTGGCTGGAACGCTATCGCGTGCAGTCGGCGTAA
- a CDS encoding dipeptidase, which produces MSAFRPRRRAFLALGAALGVVACTPGRSGGGAEGDAPPWRASPGAVTIDMHSHAGRVTLSRDPATGLHRPFTSLRGPMVEGGMNVICLAIVADTAATRVSADRRRFEAWRKPEPGELYRLSQLSFERAKALCAQEGLSIVTDAGALRSGGDGPRVIVTAEGADFLEGQVDRVDEAFELHKLRQLQLTHYRVNELGDIQTEAPAQGGLTDFGADVVRRCNALGIVVDVAHGTYDLVKRAASVSTKPLVLSHTALVTRPSARGRSISADHARAIAETGGVIGVWPSAGSFHDLREMAHGFRRMADVVGVAHVGLGTDMLGFISPPVFTSYAQLPLLGSALLAEGFSQAETEQVLGGNYRRVFEASVANRAG; this is translated from the coding sequence ATGTCCGCGTTCAGGCCGCGCAGGCGCGCGTTTCTGGCGCTCGGGGCCGCGCTGGGCGTGGTGGCCTGCACGCCGGGGCGTTCCGGTGGTGGGGCCGAGGGTGACGCGCCTCCATGGCGTGCGTCGCCCGGTGCCGTGACCATCGATATGCATAGCCATGCGGGGCGCGTCACGCTGTCGCGCGATCCGGCGACGGGGTTGCATCGTCCGTTCACGTCGCTGCGCGGGCCGATGGTCGAGGGTGGGATGAACGTGATCTGCCTCGCCATCGTGGCGGATACGGCCGCTACGCGTGTGTCCGCGGATCGGCGCAGGTTCGAAGCCTGGCGCAAGCCCGAGCCGGGCGAGCTTTATCGGCTGTCGCAGCTGTCGTTCGAGCGCGCGAAGGCGCTTTGCGCGCAGGAAGGGTTGAGCATCGTCACCGATGCGGGCGCGCTGCGGTCGGGTGGGGATGGGCCGCGCGTGATCGTCACGGCCGAGGGCGCGGATTTTCTCGAAGGGCAGGTGGATCGCGTCGATGAAGCGTTTGAACTGCACAAGCTGCGGCAATTGCAGCTGACGCACTATCGCGTGAACGAGCTCGGCGATATCCAGACGGAGGCGCCGGCGCAGGGCGGGCTCACCGATTTCGGCGCCGATGTCGTGCGGCGCTGCAATGCGCTGGGCATCGTCGTCGATGTCGCGCATGGTACGTACGACCTGGTGAAGCGCGCGGCGTCCGTCTCGACGAAGCCGCTCGTGCTGTCGCATACCGCGCTGGTGACGCGCCCCTCCGCACGCGGCCGCTCGATCTCCGCCGACCATGCGCGCGCGATCGCGGAGACGGGCGGCGTCATCGGCGTCTGGCCAAGCGCGGGCTCGTTCCACGATCTGCGGGAGATGGCGCATGGGTTCCGGCGCATGGCGGATGTGGTGGGCGTCGCGCACGTCGGGCTCGGGACGGACATGCTCGGCTTTATCTCGCCACCGGTGTTCACGAGCTATGCGCAGCTGCCGCTGTTGGGGAGTGCGTTGCTGGCGGAGGGGTTCTCTCAGGCGGAGACGGAGCAGGTGTTGGGGGGGAATTACCGAAGGGTGTTCGAGGCTTCGGTGGCGAACAGGGCTGGGTAG
- a CDS encoding GNAT family N-acetyltransferase yields the protein MRVRKFRVGDEAALFRVFFSAIHRIASRDYDAAQIAAWAPADLDPGVWEARIRTIDPFVIEADGVLVAYADLQPNGYIDHFFVAGDYARKGAGRLLMETIHDHAGRQRLPWLTSDVSRTAQPFFAHFGFEVVEQRLPVVRGVVVPNASMRKMLPAFATAVTHAARNTT from the coding sequence ATGCGTGTGCGCAAGTTTCGCGTCGGCGATGAGGCGGCGCTATTCCGGGTGTTCTTCTCCGCGATCCATCGGATCGCGAGTCGGGACTATGACGCGGCGCAGATCGCGGCGTGGGCGCCTGCGGATCTGGATCCTGGCGTCTGGGAGGCGCGGATCAGGACTATCGATCCGTTCGTGATCGAGGCAGATGGCGTGCTTGTCGCCTACGCGGATCTGCAGCCGAACGGGTATATCGATCATTTCTTTGTCGCGGGCGACTACGCGCGCAAAGGGGCGGGGCGTTTGCTCATGGAGACGATTCATGACCATGCCGGACGACAACGCCTGCCGTGGCTGACTTCGGACGTGAGCCGTACCGCGCAACCGTTTTTTGCACACTTCGGGTTCGAAGTGGTGGAACAGCGATTGCCGGTAGTCCGGGGTGTCGTGGTGCCAAACGCGTCGATGCGGAAGATGCTTCCGGCGTTCGCCACCGCGGTCACGCACGCCGCGCGCAATACGACCTAA
- the pqqE gene encoding pyrroloquinoline quinone biosynthesis protein PqqE: MSEPATIAPPLWLLAELTYRCPLHCAFCYNPLDYARHDRELDTLQWQRVLTEARALGAAQLGFSGGEPLLRDDLEALVAHARGLGFYTNLITSGVGLTDARLGALREAGLDHIQLSFQDSTREMNDFLSSTRTFALKQRVASLIKAHGYPMVLNCVLHRYNLPHVGAIIEMALEMGAEYLELANTQYYGWAWENRLALMPTEEQLREAEAVVAEYRAKIGKRCRILFVVPDYYETRPKKCMNGWGSVFLGVAPDGAALPCHAARGLPGLALPNVTAHSLEDIWYRSDAFQRFRGTAWMPEPCRSCDERENDLGGCRCQAFLLTGDPTRTDPVCDKSPDHARVREVVLHGAAARHDATAGHGIAAGEYPLVFRGDAASRAFASGAKPR, translated from the coding sequence TTGTCTGAGCCCGCCACGATCGCTCCGCCGTTATGGCTGCTTGCCGAGCTCACGTATCGGTGCCCGCTGCATTGCGCGTTCTGCTACAACCCGCTCGACTATGCACGCCACGATCGCGAGCTCGATACCTTGCAGTGGCAGCGCGTGCTGACCGAAGCGCGCGCGCTCGGCGCCGCCCAACTCGGGTTCTCGGGCGGCGAGCCGCTGCTGCGCGATGACCTCGAAGCGCTTGTCGCGCATGCGCGCGGGCTAGGCTTCTACACCAACCTCATCACGTCGGGCGTGGGCCTGACCGATGCGCGCCTCGGCGCGCTGCGCGAGGCCGGTCTCGACCATATCCAGCTGTCGTTCCAGGACTCCACACGCGAGATGAACGACTTCCTCTCCAGCACGCGCACGTTTGCGCTCAAGCAGCGTGTGGCGTCGCTGATCAAGGCGCATGGTTACCCGATGGTGCTCAACTGCGTGCTCCATCGCTACAACCTGCCGCACGTGGGGGCCATCATCGAGATGGCGCTCGAGATGGGCGCCGAGTATCTGGAACTCGCGAACACGCAGTATTACGGCTGGGCGTGGGAGAACCGTCTGGCGCTGATGCCGACCGAGGAACAGTTGCGCGAAGCGGAGGCCGTGGTGGCCGAGTACCGCGCGAAGATCGGCAAGCGTTGCCGCATCCTGTTCGTGGTGCCCGACTACTACGAGACGCGGCCCAAGAAGTGCATGAACGGCTGGGGCTCGGTGTTTCTTGGCGTGGCGCCCGACGGTGCCGCGCTGCCCTGCCATGCGGCGCGCGGATTGCCGGGTCTTGCGCTGCCCAATGTCACCGCGCATTCGCTCGAGGATATCTGGTATCGCAGCGATGCGTTCCAGCGGTTTCGCGGCACCGCGTGGATGCCCGAGCCGTGCCGCAGCTGCGACGAGCGCGAGAACGATCTTGGCGGGTGCCGGTGTCAGGCGTTTCTGCTGACGGGAGATCCCACGCGCACCGATCCCGTCTGCGACAAGTCGCCGGATCACGCGCGCGTGCGCGAGGTCGTGCTGCACGGCGCAGCCGCACGCCATGACGCCACGGCGGGCCATGGCATTGCCGCCGGCGAGTATCCACTCGTCTTTCGCGGCGACGCCGCGTCGCGCGCGTTTGCGTCGGGCGCCAAGCCGCGCTAG
- a CDS encoding DUF4148 domain-containing protein → MKTLARTLLVACTLAVPALSFAQTVDQNGPVTRAEVRADLVRVEKAGFTPFRGDNYTYPAAIQRAEAKINAQDQVATATTPSLTPSVKLVAANTSHQHYRIDDSRSVYTDGA, encoded by the coding sequence ATGAAAACCCTTGCACGCACCCTGCTCGTCGCCTGCACCCTGGCCGTCCCGGCCCTCTCGTTCGCCCAGACCGTCGATCAGAATGGCCCGGTCACCCGCGCCGAAGTCCGCGCGGATCTGGTCCGTGTGGAAAAGGCCGGCTTCACGCCGTTCCGTGGTGACAACTACACGTACCCGGCCGCCATCCAGCGTGCCGAAGCCAAGATCAATGCGCAGGATCAGGTCGCGACCGCCACCACCCCGTCGCTGACGCCGAGCGTCAAGCTCGTCGCCGCGAATACGTCGCACCAGCACTATCGCATCGACGATTCGCGCAGCGTCTACACGGACGGCGCCTGA
- the pqqA gene encoding pyrroloquinoline quinone precursor peptide PqqA codes for MTWTTPAYTDLRFGFEITMYIANR; via the coding sequence ATGACCTGGACCACCCCTGCATATACCGATCTGCGTTTCGGCTTCGAAATCACGATGTATATCGCCAACCGCTGA
- the pqqD gene encoding pyrroloquinoline quinone biosynthesis peptide chaperone PqqD: MNDITMPRLDKLYRLQYEEAQKAWVLLYPEGMVKLNDSAGAILQRCDGAHTVAMMVDELQQAFGIEGIAPEVETFVQHAIERGWLV; encoded by the coding sequence ATGAACGACATCACGATGCCCCGGCTGGACAAGCTCTACCGGCTGCAATACGAAGAGGCCCAGAAGGCCTGGGTCCTGCTGTATCCGGAAGGCATGGTCAAGCTCAACGACAGCGCCGGCGCCATCCTGCAGCGCTGCGACGGCGCCCATACCGTTGCGATGATGGTCGACGAACTGCAACAGGCCTTCGGTATCGAAGGCATCGCCCCGGAGGTGGAGACTTTTGTCCAACACGCCATCGAGCGTGGCTGGCTTGTCTGA
- a CDS encoding alpha/beta fold hydrolase → MRPSNSVSSFYLRRPDGHRLHVSVAGPADGEPWVVVHGGPGGRCYPAMTAWFDLARHRVVMPDQRGAGASRPSGSLRRNSVTSLIADLEALRAHLGIARWGVVGGSWGAALALAYAARHPASVARIVLRGSFLTGWDDILRLFSPRQRGLSMLHDVRPAGVRVPDARGAFGAAVNRLLHGARGAQHRLAEGYERVERSALRLRPVRKVRAAGTAGRQRALRRHRYRIQAHYLRHRAWLGKPAVLRAARDAGLQGIPVTILHGRRDRVCDPRNARRLREVLPAATLQWVDAGHLPVGKMAAALKAAIAALPLDADR, encoded by the coding sequence ATGCGACCTTCCAATTCCGTTTCCTCGTTCTATCTCCGCCGTCCCGATGGCCATCGGCTGCATGTATCGGTGGCAGGGCCCGCCGATGGCGAGCCATGGGTCGTCGTGCATGGCGGGCCCGGCGGGCGCTGCTATCCCGCGATGACCGCATGGTTCGACCTCGCGCGGCACCGCGTCGTGATGCCCGACCAGCGCGGGGCGGGCGCGTCGAGGCCCTCGGGCTCGCTGCGGCGCAATTCGGTGACATCGCTGATTGCGGATCTGGAGGCGCTGCGCGCGCATCTGGGCATCGCGCGATGGGGCGTGGTGGGCGGATCGTGGGGCGCGGCGCTGGCGCTCGCCTATGCGGCGCGGCATCCGGCGTCGGTGGCGCGCATCGTGTTGCGGGGCAGTTTCCTGACCGGGTGGGATGACATCTTGCGGCTGTTCTCGCCGCGGCAGCGGGGGCTGTCGATGTTGCACGATGTGCGGCCTGCCGGAGTGCGTGTGCCCGACGCGCGGGGGGCGTTCGGCGCGGCGGTCAATCGGCTGCTGCATGGCGCGCGCGGGGCGCAGCATCGTCTGGCCGAGGGTTACGAGCGTGTGGAGCGGAGCGCGTTGCGGTTGCGGCCGGTGCGCAAGGTGCGCGCGGCGGGCACGGCGGGGCGGCAACGGGCGTTGCGGCGGCATCGGTATCGGATTCAGGCGCATTACCTGCGGCATCGTGCGTGGCTGGGCAAGCCGGCTGTGCTGCGGGCCGCGCGCGACGCTGGTCTGCAAGGCATCCCCGTGACGATTCTTCATGGCCGGCGCGATCGGGTCTGCGATCCACGCAATGCGCGGCGGCTCCGGGAGGTGTTGCCTGCGGCGACGTTGCAGTGGGTCGACGCGGGCCATCTGCCCGTTGGGAAGATGGCTGCCGCGCTGAAGGCTGCGATTGCGGCGTTGCCGTTGGACGCCGACCGCTAG
- the pqqC gene encoding pyrroloquinoline-quinone synthase PqqC — protein MESRYHIHHPFNRRMASGQCSPEQIRGWVANRFYYQLNIPLKDAAILSNCPDRATRREWVIRILDHDGTDTEPGGIEAWTRLGEAVGLTREQLWSQALVLPGVRFAVDAYVNFARRAPWQEAVCSSLTEMFAPAIHKERLAGWPDQYPWIQPEGLAYFRSRIPLAQRDVDHGLRVTLDYFRTPEQQTRAVEILQFKLDILWSMLDAIEKAYPD, from the coding sequence ATGGAATCGCGCTACCACATCCACCATCCGTTCAACCGGCGCATGGCCAGCGGCCAGTGCTCGCCCGAACAGATCCGCGGATGGGTCGCCAACCGCTTCTACTACCAGCTCAATATCCCGCTCAAGGACGCCGCGATCCTGTCGAATTGCCCCGATCGCGCCACGCGCCGCGAATGGGTCATCCGCATTCTCGATCACGACGGCACCGACACCGAGCCCGGCGGCATCGAGGCATGGACGCGCCTGGGCGAAGCCGTGGGCCTGACGCGCGAGCAACTGTGGTCTCAGGCCCTGGTCCTGCCCGGCGTGCGCTTTGCCGTCGATGCCTATGTGAACTTCGCGCGGCGCGCGCCATGGCAGGAGGCCGTGTGCTCGTCGCTGACGGAAATGTTCGCGCCCGCCATCCACAAGGAACGTCTGGCGGGCTGGCCCGATCAATATCCATGGATCCAGCCCGAAGGACTGGCCTACTTCCGATCGCGCATTCCGCTCGCGCAGCGCGATGTCGATCATGGGCTGCGCGTGACGCTCGATTACTTCCGCACGCCCGAGCAACAGACGCGCGCGGTGGAGATCCTGCAGTTCAAGCTCGACATCCTGTGGTCGATGCTCGACGCGATCGAAAAAGCGTATCCTGACTGA
- the pqqB gene encoding pyrroloquinoline quinone biosynthesis protein PqqB, whose product MTTIRVLGSAAGGGFPQWNCNCANCDGVRRGTIDAKPRTQSSIALTQNGQDWLLVNASPDILAQIRATPALQPARAARDTGIGAVLLMDAQIDHVTGLLMLREHRQPLPLYATPSVLRDLDRGFPLRGILSHYCGVDTHELALDNGAFRVPPLPDIDLHAVPLDSKPPPYSPNRATPQPGDNIGLRIVDRATGRRAFYAPGLGAISPEVREELDRADVVLVDGTFWTDDEMPRLGLSAKHARDMGHLAQSGPGGMIAALDASRATRKILIHINNTNPILVENSPERRELVAHGIEVAHDGMEIAL is encoded by the coding sequence ATGACGACGATTCGCGTACTGGGGTCGGCCGCCGGCGGCGGCTTCCCGCAATGGAACTGCAATTGCGCCAACTGCGACGGCGTGCGGCGCGGCACGATCGATGCGAAGCCGCGCACGCAGTCGTCCATCGCGCTGACGCAGAACGGCCAGGACTGGCTGCTGGTCAACGCCTCGCCCGATATCCTCGCGCAGATCCGCGCCACGCCCGCGTTGCAGCCGGCACGCGCCGCGCGCGATACGGGCATCGGCGCGGTGCTGCTGATGGATGCGCAGATCGACCACGTGACGGGCCTGCTGATGTTGCGCGAGCATCGTCAGCCGTTGCCGCTGTACGCCACGCCGTCGGTGCTCCGCGATCTCGACCGCGGCTTTCCGCTGCGCGGCATCCTGTCGCATTACTGCGGCGTGGACACGCACGAACTCGCGCTCGACAACGGCGCCTTCCGCGTGCCGCCGTTGCCCGATATCGATCTGCACGCGGTGCCGCTCGACAGCAAGCCGCCGCCCTATTCGCCCAATCGCGCCACGCCGCAGCCCGGCGACAATATCGGCCTGCGCATCGTCGATCGCGCGACCGGCCGTCGCGCGTTCTATGCGCCGGGGCTGGGCGCCATATCGCCCGAGGTGCGCGAGGAGCTCGATCGCGCGGACGTGGTGCTCGTCGATGGCACATTCTGGACCGACGACGAGATGCCGCGGCTCGGGCTCTCGGCAAAGCATGCGCGCGATATGGGGCACCTCGCGCAATCGGGGCCCGGCGGCATGATCGCGGCGCTCGATGCCTCGCGCGCGACACGCAAGATCCTTATTCATATCAACAACACGAACCCGATCCTCGTGGAAAACTCGCCCGAGCGGCGCGAGCTCGTCGCGCATGGTATCGAGGTTGCCCACGACGGCATGGAGATCGCACTGTGA